One Phaseolus vulgaris cultivar G19833 chromosome 2, P. vulgaris v2.0, whole genome shotgun sequence DNA window includes the following coding sequences:
- the LOC137811176 gene encoding protein BREVIS RADIX-like isoform X2: protein MVLKFSGSYKQCRPCTGSSTYKKGQRPYPDFDTISEGVPYPYIGGASSTSTPAWDFTSSYFPGGRSDQRFMGGFSGDRTSRGPDSAPACDVLVEEEDETKEWMAQVEPGVHITFVSLPRGGNDLKRIRFSREIFDKWQAQKWWGENYDRIMELYNVQRFNRQALNTPSRSEDEQRDSSYSRLTSGQESPGSMSLKEWTPRNHYKPSLNNHSEAMDHGGGQNFPAGSSVEASRTTTSSRDEPSMSNASDLEAEWIEQDEPGVYITIRQLADGTKELRRVRFSREKFGEGHAKKWWEDNRERIQAQYL, encoded by the exons ATGGTACTGAAGTTTTCAGGTTCATACAAGCAGTGCAGACCTTGCACAGGGTCCAGTACCTACAAGAAAGGACAGAGGCCATATCCTGACTTTGACACCATTTCAGAAGGGGTTCCATACCCCTATATTGGAGGAGCAAGCTCAACTTCAACCCCTGCTTGGGACTTCACAAGCTCCTATTTCCCTGGTGGTAGATCAGACCAAAGATTTATGGGGGGGTTCAGTGGTGATAGGACCTCTAGAGGACCTGATTCAGCACCAGCATGTGATGTACTTGTTGAGGAAGAGGATGAAACCAAGGAGTGGATGGCACAGGTGGAACCAGGGGTTCACATTACCTTTGTGTCTCTTCCCAGAGGGGGAAATGATCTCAAAAGAATTCGCTTCAG CCGAGAGATTTTTGACAAGTGGCAAGCTCAAAAATGGTGGGGTGAGAATTATGACAGAATCATGGAACTTTACAATGTCCAGAGATTCAATCGACAAGCTCTTAACACTCCTTCCAGATCTGAGGATGAG CAAAGAGATTCTTCTTACTCAAGACTGACATCTGGACAAGAAAGCCCGGGGTCGATGTCGTTGAAGGAATGGACACCAAGGAATCACTATAAGCCCTCATTGAATAACCACTCTGAAGCTATGGATCACGGTGGTGGTCAAAACTTCCCTGCAGGGTCATCTGTGGAAGCATCAAGGACAACCACTTCTTCTAGAGATGAGCCTTCAATGAGCAATGCTAGTGACCTGGAGGCAGAATGGATAGAGCAAGATGAACCTGGAGTGTACATTACGATCAGGCAATTAGCTGATGGAACTAAGGAGCTTCGTCGTGTTAGATTCAG CCGGGAGAAATTTGGGGAGGGGCATGCAAAGAAATGGTGGGAAGACAACAGAGAAAGAATACAAGCTCAATACCTTTGA
- the LOC137811176 gene encoding protein BREVIS RADIX-like isoform X1: MFTCIACTKQTAEEGEEGGESGTSSTKEVVKSLSAQLKDMVLKFSGSYKQCRPCTGSSTYKKGQRPYPDFDTISEGVPYPYIGGASSTSTPAWDFTSSYFPGGRSDQRFMGGFSGDRTSRGPDSAPACDVLVEEEDETKEWMAQVEPGVHITFVSLPRGGNDLKRIRFSREIFDKWQAQKWWGENYDRIMELYNVQRFNRQALNTPSRSEDEQRDSSYSRLTSGQESPGSMSLKEWTPRNHYKPSLNNHSEAMDHGGGQNFPAGSSVEASRTTTSSRDEPSMSNASDLEAEWIEQDEPGVYITIRQLADGTKELRRVRFSREKFGEGHAKKWWEDNRERIQAQYL; the protein is encoded by the exons ATGTTTACATGCATAGCGTGTACGAAGCAAACGGCGGAGGAGGGGGAAGAAGGTGGTGAGAGTGGCACGTCGAGTACAAAAGAAGTTGTCAAAAGCCTGAGTGCGCAG TTAAAGGATATGGTACTGAAGTTTTCAGGTTCATACAAGCAGTGCAGACCTTGCACAGGGTCCAGTACCTACAAGAAAGGACAGAGGCCATATCCTGACTTTGACACCATTTCAGAAGGGGTTCCATACCCCTATATTGGAGGAGCAAGCTCAACTTCAACCCCTGCTTGGGACTTCACAAGCTCCTATTTCCCTGGTGGTAGATCAGACCAAAGATTTATGGGGGGGTTCAGTGGTGATAGGACCTCTAGAGGACCTGATTCAGCACCAGCATGTGATGTACTTGTTGAGGAAGAGGATGAAACCAAGGAGTGGATGGCACAGGTGGAACCAGGGGTTCACATTACCTTTGTGTCTCTTCCCAGAGGGGGAAATGATCTCAAAAGAATTCGCTTCAG CCGAGAGATTTTTGACAAGTGGCAAGCTCAAAAATGGTGGGGTGAGAATTATGACAGAATCATGGAACTTTACAATGTCCAGAGATTCAATCGACAAGCTCTTAACACTCCTTCCAGATCTGAGGATGAG CAAAGAGATTCTTCTTACTCAAGACTGACATCTGGACAAGAAAGCCCGGGGTCGATGTCGTTGAAGGAATGGACACCAAGGAATCACTATAAGCCCTCATTGAATAACCACTCTGAAGCTATGGATCACGGTGGTGGTCAAAACTTCCCTGCAGGGTCATCTGTGGAAGCATCAAGGACAACCACTTCTTCTAGAGATGAGCCTTCAATGAGCAATGCTAGTGACCTGGAGGCAGAATGGATAGAGCAAGATGAACCTGGAGTGTACATTACGATCAGGCAATTAGCTGATGGAACTAAGGAGCTTCGTCGTGTTAGATTCAG CCGGGAGAAATTTGGGGAGGGGCATGCAAAGAAATGGTGGGAAGACAACAGAGAAAGAATACAAGCTCAATACCTTTGA